A portion of the Misgurnus anguillicaudatus chromosome 16, ASM2758022v2, whole genome shotgun sequence genome contains these proteins:
- the LOC141350017 gene encoding uncharacterized protein yields MIFGFHKAVPPTIVVKQDSDGQYFHHHEDRLLPIALPNSICSCGEEKYSVGIGRSITVINMKGRYELSLPHLRCEQCRETWIPGVLEMQKSGYWPATVNFCTIYDEEVFMSFEDLKMAAPGLSRLAFIRMLDMKTVHYGRIGTLCGDAFLKSYFEWSICRYEVDKICGEQHFMCPACTPLMLAVAVDGNRKLHRFKKAGNSEDSGYFEGLFLCKDEDVSSFVQYIRKKVQHVGGKGVCGAAEFAAAKEFSRKTSSKLDEEGVEVAVCRHGVLLRALNMFRGEIYAYPLYLQKELCTKNATFFCADIMCKYWPYLIKVCQACPELRHLLNMKPFLSVMHAKVHGIKCEIKWSGSFQTGAAYTMGEEVEQTNSFLSRIGISTKFMSKAGRTDLLTLQCMGWNKMKTQNMCQTICTRYQKTQQNLKKETESLQDMKNELAVDDGVLHQWVTDVQEWAHTTTVGDSDAAIQTTRNTIEELSLCIKQRQHRLYRHTATNKGRNKIRRKLNEEKKKLAFAIEQHNALVDPALKVASAEEVLQNDFVFPWQLTEQDDVNLLTKKKVFDKVMLIQRLEEEQTVLVQEAKQHWLNLRSQEHKLNSLLDTIISGVNPWNLPDDGIQGLQCVLKRKLHQLRAHQDTVKTSYQAIDTINQHITVEECEYPSWPEDSEALYSSTDLSSDEDDTCLL; encoded by the exons ATGATTTTCGGGTTCCACAAGGCTGTACCTCCCACCATTGTGGTGAAGCAGGACTCTGATGGGCAATACTTTCACCATCATGAAG ATCGTCTATTACCAATAGCCCTACCGAATTCCATCTGCAGTTGTGGAGAAGAAAAGTACAGTGTTGGAATAGGGAGGTCTATTACTGTAATCAACATGAAGG GTCGCTATGAACTGTCATTGCCCCATCTTCGCTGTGAGCAATGCAGAGAAACATGGATACCAGGTGTGCTAGAAATGCAGAAGAGTGGCTACTGGCCtgcaactgtaaacttctgtACCATTTATGATGAGGAAGTCTTCATGTCCTTCGAAGACTTGAAAATGGCTGCTCCAGGATTGTCCCGTTTAGCATTCATAAGAATGCTTGACATGAAGACAGTGCACTATGGCAGA ATCGGCACTTTATGTGGTGATGCGTTTTTGAAGAGTTATTTCGAGTGGTCCATCTGCCGTTATGAGGTTGACAAGATCTGTGGTGAACAACATTTCATGTGCCCTGCTTGTACCCCACTAATGCTGGCAGTTGCTGTGGATGGCAACAGAAAACTTCATCGTTTCAAAAAGGCTGGGAA TTCAGAGGACTCGGGCTACTTCGAAGGGTTGTTTCTTTGCAAGGATGAGGATGTATCCTCTTTTGTTCAATATATCCGCAAAAAAGTTCAACAT GTGGGAGGCAAAGGTGTTTGTGGAGCTGCGGAGTTTGCAGCTGCGAAAGAGTTTTCCAGAAAGACCAGCAGTAAATTGGATGAGGAGGGAGTTGAAGTTGCTGTCTGTAGGCATGGTGTTCTTTTGAGGGCACTCAATATGTTCAGAGGAGAAATCTATGCATATCCTTTGTACTTGCAGAAAGAACTCTGCACAAAAAATGCAACTTTCTTTTGTGCTGACATTATGTGCAAATACTGGCCATACTTGATAAAAGTTTGCCAGGCCTGCCCAGAACTGAGACATCTACTAAATATGAAACCATTCCTTTCAGTTATGCATGCAAAAGTACATGGCATAAAATGTGAG ATCAAATGGAGTGGTAGCTTTCAAACGGGTGCTGCATATACCATGGGGGAAGAAGTAGAACAAACAAATAGCTTTTTATCAAGAATTGGTATAAGTACGAAGTTCATGTCTAAAGCAG GTCGCACAGATTTGCTCACATTGCAGTGTATGGGGTGGAACAAAATGAAGACTCAAAATATGTGCCAAACTATTTGCACACGATACCAAAAG ACTCAGCAGAATCTAAAGAAAGAGACCGAAAGCCTACAAGACATGAAAAATGAACTGGCTGTAGATGATGGTGTACTCCATCAGTGGGTCACAGATGTTCAGGAGTGGGCTCACACTA CAACTGTAGGAGACAGTGATGCTGCAATTCAGACAACAAGGAACACAATAGAAGAATTGTCTTTGTGCATTAAACAACGGCAGCATCGTCTTTATAGACACACTG CCACAAACAAGGGACGGAATAAAATAAGGAGAAAACTTAATGAGGAGAAAAAGAAGCTGGCTTTTGCCATTGAACAGCACAATGCCCTTGTTGACCCCGCCCTTAAGGTAGCGTCCGCTGAAGAAGTCCTTCAAAATGACTTCGTTTTCCCCTGGCAACTAACAGAGCAAG ATGATGTCAATCTCTTGACAAAGAAAAAAGTATTTGACAAGGTAATGCTGATTCAACGCCTAGAAGAAGAACAGACTGTTCTTGTTCAAGAGGCAAAGCAGCATTGGCTGAATCTAAGAAGTCAGGAACACAAACTGAACAGTTTGCTTGATACCATCATTTCAGGTG tTAACCCCTGGAATCTTCCAGATGATGGGATTCAAGGACTTCAATGTGTCTTGAAGAGAAAATTACATCAGTTAAGAGCTCACCAGGACACTGTAAAAACAAGTTATCAGGCAATAGACACCATAAACCAACATATTACTGTTGAAGAATGTGAATATCCCAGCTGGCCAGAAGACTCAGAAGCCCTTTATTCAAGCACTGATCTGAGCTCTGATGAAGACGATACATGTCTGTTGTAG